A stretch of the Rhodanobacteraceae bacterium genome encodes the following:
- a CDS encoding CDP-alcohol phosphatidyltransferase family protein, protein MPDLSRSRLRHLPNALSVLRLLMALPIALLVVYDESVLAMALFITAGATDGIDGWLAKRYHWQSQLGGWLDPLADKALVLSVCVALTAHGDLPYWLLGLIAIRDLVIVSGAVAFHFNYAPLHAAPTIVGKITTAALLLLVVLLLWQNVQAQIPTWLIETLILACAGLLLVSGVDYVRRWSIKARRIGDRHS, encoded by the coding sequence ATGCCTGATCTCAGCCGCTCCAGATTGCGCCATCTGCCGAATGCCCTGTCGGTGTTGCGGCTACTGATGGCGTTGCCCATCGCCTTGCTGGTGGTGTACGACGAAAGCGTGCTGGCCATGGCATTGTTCATCACGGCGGGCGCCACCGATGGCATCGACGGCTGGCTGGCCAAACGCTACCACTGGCAATCACAGCTGGGCGGCTGGCTGGATCCGCTGGCCGACAAGGCACTGGTGCTGTCGGTATGCGTCGCGCTGACCGCACACGGCGATCTGCCCTACTGGTTGCTGGGGCTGATTGCCATCCGCGATCTGGTCATCGTCAGCGGCGCCGTGGCTTTCCATTTCAACTATGCGCCGTTGCATGCGGCGCCGACCATCGTCGGCAAGATCACCACCGCGGCGCTGTTGCTGCTGGTGGTACTGCTGCTGTGGCAGAACGTTCAGGCGCAGATACCGACCTGGCTGATCGAGACGCTGATCCTGGCCTGTGCAGGATTGCTGCTGGTCAGCGGCGTCGACTACGTGCGCCGCTGGAGTATCAAGGCGCGACGAATCGGGGATAGGCACTCATGA